CGGCGGCCTCGGCGACGCCGGAAACGCCGACGATCGCGCTCTCGATCTCCATCGTCCCCAACCTGTGCCCGGAGACGTTGATCACGTCGTCGACCCGGCCGAGAACGGTGATATACCCATCAGAATCGATCTTCGCGCCGTCCTCGGGGAAGTAGATCCACTCGTCGGAGTCGGGATCGGAGTACTCCTCCCAGTACTCGTCGATGAACCGGTCGTCGTTCTTATAGAGCGTTCGCAGCATGCCGGGCCAGGGTTTGTTGACCGTGAGATACCCGGCCTGTCCCGCCTGGATCTCCTCGCCGTTGGTGTCGACGATCCGGGCGTCGATCCCCGGGAGGGGCGGGCCGGCCGACCCGGGCTTCATCGTGCCGACGCCAGGCAGGGTGGTGATCATCATCCCGCCGGTCTCGGTCTGCCACCACGTGTCGACGACCGGACACTCCTCGTTCCCGATGTGCTTGTAGTACCACTTCCAGGCGCGGGGGTTGATGGGTTCGCCGACGGTCCCGAGGAGGCGGAGACTGGAGAGGTCGTGTTCGTCGGGGTACTCCTGGCCCCACTTCATGAACGCGCGGATCGCGGTCGGCGCGGTGTACAGTTGGTTGACCCCGTAGTCCTCGACGATCTCCCAGAGGCGGTCCTTGTCGGGGTAGTCGGGGGTTCCCTCGTACATCACGCTGGTCGTGCCGAGCGCGAGGGGGCCGTAGACGATGTAGGAGTGGCCGGTGATCCAGCCGATGTCCGCCGAACACCAGTACGTGTCCTCGGGCTTGACGTCCAGCACCGCCTGGCTCGTCCACGCGGTGTAGGCGAGATACCCGCCGGTGGTGTGTTTCACCCCCTTGGGCTGGCCGGTCGTCCCGGAGGTGTACATGATGAACAGCATGTCCTCCGCGTCGCGTACCACGGGGTCGACCTCCTCGCCCTCCTGCTCGCCGACGAGGTCGGCGTAGGCGTGCTGGTTCCCGCCCAGGTCGTGGCCGAAGGAGTCCTCGTCGGGGAGCCGGTCGATGACGACCGTCGTGGTGTCGTGATCCACGTCCCCGAGCCCCTCGTTGGCCTTCTCGAGGTGGTCGAGGGGGTCGCCCCGCCGGTAGTAGCCGTCGCAGGTGACGAGGTACTCCGAGTCGGCGGACTTCATCCGGGTCGCCAGCGCGTCGGCGGAGAAGCCGGCGAAGACGACCGAGTGGGGCGCGCCGATGCGCGCGCACGCGAGCATGGCGATGGGGAGTTCGGGGATCATCGGGAGGTACATCGTCACCACGTCGTCCTCCTCGACGCCCATCTCGCGGAACGCCGCGGCCGTCGCGTTGACCTCCTCGTAGAGGTCGTCGTAGGTGTACGTGCGCGTCTCGTCGACGGGTTCGCCGACCCACTCGAGGGCGACCTCGTCGCCGCGGCCCTCCTCGATGTGGCGGTCGATGCAGTTGTACGACGCGTTCAGCTTCCCGTCGACGAACCACTCGTAGAAGGGGGCATCGCCCTCGTCGAGCACCTGATCGTACGACTCCTCCCAGTCGAGCAGATCGGCCGCCTGCTCCCAGCAGTCGGGCCAGTTCTGTTCGAACTCCTCGTAGATTCCCGGGTCGGAGACGTTCGCCTGCTCGACGAACGAATCGGACGGCTCGAACGTGTCCTGCTCTTCGAGCCGCGCCTCGAGTTGAACGTCCTCGTTGTCACCAGCCATGGTACGGCCAGTCAATACGGAACCGACGTAGTAAACATGGGATCTAGGTGTACAAAACAGTCTAGTATTCGGTTACAAATCGCACGGATCATACCTGGGGGCGGTCCTCGAACAGCAGTTCGAGGAGTTCGCGCTGGCCCTTGCGGAGGTGGTTGTGTAGCGTCGGCGAGGAGACGCCCATGGCGTCGGCGACCTCCTCCGCCGTGCTCCCCCGTGGCCAGTCGAAATACCCGCCGAAGTACGCCGCCCGAAGCGCCGCGTGCTGGCGGTCGGTCAGCCGCTCGGTCGCCCCCTGCTCGAAGCCGTCGAGGGTGCTGGCACCGCGTT
The DNA window shown above is from Halalkalicoccus sp. NIPERK01 and carries:
- the acs gene encoding acetate--CoA ligase, producing the protein MAGDNEDVQLEARLEEQDTFEPSDSFVEQANVSDPGIYEEFEQNWPDCWEQAADLLDWEESYDQVLDEGDAPFYEWFVDGKLNASYNCIDRHIEEGRGDEVALEWVGEPVDETRTYTYDDLYEEVNATAAAFREMGVEEDDVVTMYLPMIPELPIAMLACARIGAPHSVVFAGFSADALATRMKSADSEYLVTCDGYYRRGDPLDHLEKANEGLGDVDHDTTTVVIDRLPDEDSFGHDLGGNQHAYADLVGEQEGEEVDPVVRDAEDMLFIMYTSGTTGQPKGVKHTTGGYLAYTAWTSQAVLDVKPEDTYWCSADIGWITGHSYIVYGPLALGTTSVMYEGTPDYPDKDRLWEIVEDYGVNQLYTAPTAIRAFMKWGQEYPDEHDLSSLRLLGTVGEPINPRAWKWYYKHIGNEECPVVDTWWQTETGGMMITTLPGVGTMKPGSAGPPLPGIDARIVDTNGEEIQAGQAGYLTVNKPWPGMLRTLYKNDDRFIDEYWEEYSDPDSDEWIYFPEDGAKIDSDGYITVLGRVDDVINVSGHRLGTMEIESAIVGVSGVAEAAVVGGQHEMKGEAVYAYVITEDGYEGGEELREEIVAGVEDAIGPIARPEQVVFTDELPKTRSGKIMRRLLEDIANEEELGDTSTLRNPEVVSEIQQKVQGD